The following proteins are co-located in the Komagataeibacter sp. FNDCF1 genome:
- a CDS encoding protein adenylyltransferase SelO, with amino-acid sequence MPFSNHYRPATHHSRLGDEFYDVVQAARFPAHILRYRNDDVSPRIGLDTLDDAEWIRHFGHFDPLPGSLPRPLALRYHGHQFRAYNPDLGDGRGFLFAQLVDAVDGRLLDIGTKGSGTTPWSRGGDGRLTLKGGVREMLASERLDALGVRTSRTLSVIETGEDLHRRDEPSPTRSCVLARLSHSHIRIGTFQRLVALQDSASLKHLVTYVIETYYPHLANETDPAAALYDAATTRIAEMTAQWMAAGFVHGVLNTDNINLTGESFDYGPWRFLPTFNPTFTAAYFDHSGLYAYGRQPEAMMWNVARLGECLISLSSLEKIQSIFDDFWERYERFLDISVIHRLGLKEISRKSSRSLRTDLFSFMEESQIGFEFPFFDWYGGPKSQKRALSGPRADFYVQDGFRTLQDGIMQHEPAPGIDLSHPYFRGVLPLGMPVETVEALWQPIATADDWSGLHDAMRQIASMKSALALRPGTATP; translated from the coding sequence ATGCCATTTTCCAATCACTACCGACCCGCCACCCATCACAGCCGGCTGGGGGATGAATTCTATGACGTGGTGCAGGCCGCCCGCTTTCCTGCCCATATCCTGCGCTACCGTAATGATGACGTCTCGCCACGCATCGGACTCGACACGCTGGATGATGCCGAATGGATCCGCCATTTCGGCCATTTCGACCCGCTGCCCGGCTCGCTGCCCCGGCCGCTGGCGCTGCGCTACCATGGCCACCAGTTCCGCGCGTACAATCCCGACCTGGGGGACGGACGCGGCTTCCTGTTCGCCCAGCTTGTGGATGCGGTGGACGGACGCCTGCTGGATATCGGGACCAAGGGCAGCGGCACCACGCCGTGGTCACGCGGCGGGGATGGACGGCTGACGCTCAAGGGTGGCGTGCGCGAGATGCTGGCCAGCGAACGGCTGGACGCGCTGGGCGTGCGCACGTCACGCACGCTGAGCGTGATCGAAACCGGGGAGGACCTGCACCGGCGCGACGAACCCTCTCCCACGCGGTCATGCGTGCTGGCACGGCTGAGCCATTCCCACATCCGCATCGGCACCTTCCAGCGCTTGGTGGCCCTGCAGGACAGCGCCAGCCTGAAGCATCTGGTGACCTATGTGATCGAGACCTACTACCCCCACCTGGCCAACGAGACCGATCCCGCCGCAGCCCTGTACGATGCCGCCACCACCCGCATTGCGGAAATGACGGCGCAGTGGATGGCGGCGGGCTTTGTGCACGGGGTGCTCAACACCGACAACATCAACCTGACCGGCGAGAGCTTCGATTACGGGCCGTGGCGCTTCCTGCCCACCTTCAATCCCACGTTCACCGCCGCCTATTTCGACCATTCCGGCCTGTATGCCTATGGCCGCCAGCCCGAGGCGATGATGTGGAACGTGGCCCGGCTAGGGGAATGTCTGATCTCCCTTTCCTCCCTTGAGAAAATCCAAAGTATATTTGATGATTTCTGGGAACGTTATGAACGTTTTCTTGATATTTCAGTGATCCACCGGCTTGGCCTGAAAGAGATTTCAAGAAAATCCTCACGCAGCCTGCGCACAGATCTGTTTTCTTTCATGGAAGAAAGCCAGATTGGGTTTGAATTTCCGTTTTTTGACTGGTATGGTGGCCCCAAGAGCCAGAAACGTGCCCTGTCAGGACCACGTGCCGACTTCTATGTGCAGGATGGTTTCAGGACGCTGCAGGACGGGATCATGCAGCATGAACCGGCACCCGGCATTGACCTGTCACACCCGTATTTCCGTGGTGTGCTGCCGCTTGGGATGCCGGTGGAGACAGTGGAAGCACTGTGGCAGCCCATTGCCACGGCGGATGACTGGTCCGGCCTGCACGACGCCATGCGCCAGATCGCCAGCATGAAGTCGGCCCTTGCCCTGCGGCCCGGTACCGCTACCCCGTAG
- a CDS encoding enoyl-CoA hydratase/isomerase family protein yields the protein MEPELIEITQTGRLGRITLNRPRALNALNMDMFRTIGACLQAWRDDPAVETVLLDSTSPKAFSAGGDIRAIRSRLETGGLAAAAAPFRMSYRMASLLAGYPKPVVSFMDGIAMGGGIGLGGHVRYRVVTERSTLAMPEIAIALTPDAGGSYLLSRAPGLSGLRLALTAGRMNATAAIAAGFADRQVHSGRLDSIRAALTHQPAGVVMDGLPPCPSLDAGPDTAEIAPVYSAPDMPELMGRLSAHGADWAQADLAAMQRACPFSLCITFAAWHAARRLPDLDHVLEQEFQLVCHMLARPDFAEGVRALLIDKDNAPRWTPADIRDVSLHEIATCLHTRTAFSLDLPLASTDSNLLLSHIK from the coding sequence ATGGAACCTGAACTGATCGAGATCACCCAAACCGGCAGGCTGGGCCGCATCACGCTCAACCGCCCGCGTGCGCTCAATGCCCTGAACATGGACATGTTCCGCACCATCGGTGCCTGCCTGCAGGCATGGCGTGACGACCCCGCTGTCGAGACCGTGCTGCTGGACAGTACCAGCCCGAAGGCCTTCAGCGCGGGCGGTGACATCCGCGCCATCCGCTCCCGGCTGGAAACCGGGGGCCTGGCCGCCGCGGCCGCCCCCTTCCGCATGAGCTACCGGATGGCATCCCTGCTGGCGGGCTACCCCAAGCCGGTCGTCTCCTTCATGGACGGGATTGCCATGGGCGGCGGCATCGGGCTGGGTGGGCATGTGCGCTACCGGGTGGTGACCGAGCGCTCCACGCTCGCCATGCCAGAGATCGCCATTGCCCTGACACCCGACGCGGGGGGTTCGTACCTGCTTTCGCGCGCGCCCGGGCTGAGCGGGCTGCGCCTGGCCCTGACGGCGGGGCGCATGAACGCGACCGCCGCCATTGCCGCAGGCTTTGCCGACCGCCAGGTGCATTCAGGCCGGCTGGACAGCATAAGGGCCGCCCTGACCCACCAGCCCGCAGGCGTGGTGATGGATGGCCTGCCGCCATGTCCATCACTTGATGCCGGACCTGACACGGCGGAGATTGCGCCGGTCTACAGCGCGCCGGACATGCCTGAACTGATGGGCCGGCTCAGCGCCCATGGCGCGGACTGGGCGCAGGCGGATCTTGCCGCCATGCAGCGCGCCTGCCCGTTCTCGCTCTGCATCACCTTTGCCGCATGGCATGCCGCCCGCAGGCTGCCCGACCTGGACCATGTGCTGGAGCAGGAATTCCAGCTTGTCTGCCACATGCTTGCCCGCCCCGACTTTGCCGAAGGCGTGCGGGCCCTGCTGATTGACAAGGACAACGCCCCACGCTGGACGCCTGCCGACATACGTGATGTGTCCCTGCACGAAATTGCAACCTGCCTGCACACCCGCACGGCCTTCTCGCTCGACCTTCCGCTGGCCAGCACAGATAGCAACTTATTATTATCACACATAAAGTAG
- a CDS encoding flavin reductase, producing the protein MGIDALTFRNAMARLGAAVNVVTTGTLDDPAGFTASAVCSVTDTPPTILACLNRGSRVRDRFRVDGAMCINVLAGDQQDISGVFASPLEQAERFRAGHWSTLTSGAPVLEEAVLSLDCRIERIVEVGTHSVMFGVVESLRSSTPRGGLVYFNRTYHTLPHE; encoded by the coding sequence ATGGGGATTGATGCCCTCACCTTCCGTAACGCCATGGCGCGGCTGGGCGCTGCGGTAAATGTGGTAACTACCGGCACGCTGGATGATCCGGCGGGTTTTACCGCATCCGCCGTGTGTTCGGTAACCGATACGCCGCCAACAATCCTGGCCTGTCTCAACCGTGGCTCCCGCGTGCGGGACCGCTTCCGGGTGGATGGGGCCATGTGCATCAATGTGCTGGCAGGCGACCAGCAGGACATCTCCGGCGTGTTCGCAAGCCCGCTGGAGCAGGCGGAGCGCTTCCGCGCCGGTCACTGGTCCACGTTGACCAGTGGCGCCCCGGTGCTGGAGGAAGCCGTGCTGTCGCTTGACTGCCGGATCGAGCGGATTGTGGAGGTCGGCACCCACAGCGTGATGTTTGGCGTGGTGGAAAGCCTGCGCAGCAGTACGCCGCGTGGTGGGCTGGTCTATTTCAACCGCACCTACCACACCCTGCCGCACGAATAA
- a CDS encoding transcriptional repressor, whose protein sequence is MPRVIQMDTAGPRPRADTQALLDQAASLCQDRGVRLTEMRRLVLDLVLAAERPLGAYDLLEQLRISRGRPVAPPTVYRALDFLMEQGLIHKIERLSAFVGCRHMLESGHICHGHGHVHAAQFLICSQCGRVTELDDSRILTALVEVTRARGFTVRQSTIEAEGLCAACA, encoded by the coding sequence GTGCCCCGCGTGATACAGATGGATACGGCTGGCCCCCGGCCCCGGGCGGACACGCAGGCCCTGCTCGATCAGGCAGCCAGCCTGTGCCAGGATCGCGGTGTCAGACTGACGGAAATGCGCCGTCTCGTGCTGGATCTGGTACTGGCGGCCGAACGGCCGCTGGGGGCTTATGACCTGCTTGAACAGCTGCGTATCAGCCGGGGCAGGCCGGTTGCACCCCCCACGGTCTACCGGGCGCTTGATTTTTTGATGGAGCAGGGGCTGATCCACAAGATCGAACGTCTGTCCGCCTTCGTAGGCTGCCGGCACATGCTGGAATCGGGGCATATATGCCATGGGCACGGCCATGTGCATGCGGCCCAGTTCCTGATCTGCAGCCAGTGCGGACGGGTGACGGAACTTGATGATTCCCGTATCCTCACGGCCCTGGTCGAAGTAACGCGCGCGCGCGGCTTCACGGTCAGGCAGAGCACGATCGAGGCGGAAGGCCTGTGCGCCGCCTGCGCCTGA